The window TCTACTCCTCCAAGCGCCCCGTACCCTCACGATCGTTCTCGTAATGTCTCGCGAGCGCAAACGCCGGCAACCAGGACTCGCGACGCACAATACAGCTTTCGTAGGTTGGCCTCAGTTGGTCAGGGGCATCGAGAGATCCCAGGTTCACTTCGATTTCGTCAGCGCTACGAGCGAAAACGGAGGAGCCGCAGCGCGGACAAAAATGCCGCCCGGCGTAGTCACGTGTTTCGCCCGCGATCTTCACCGCCTCCTGAGGGAATATCGCGCTGGCGTTGAAAAGCGCCCCATGATGCTTGCGGCAGTCCAGACAGTGACAGAGGCCGACCCGGTAGGGCCGCCCTGACGCCTCGATTCGAACATTGCCGCACACGCAGCCACCGGTGAATCGGTCCATGTTGCGTCTCCTCTGAATCAAGCGGTCGAGTCAGTGAAAATAGCATCTGAACGAATGCAGTGGTCCAGAGACCCTAGCCGCAGGTAAAAGCCGGACACACGCCATCACCCGCGCATAAACCGTTTCACTGTTTCCCTCCGTGCCCGCCTTGGTGCTAAATAGACCACCCAGATGATAAGTCCAGC is drawn from Pseudomonas sp. 31-12 and contains these coding sequences:
- a CDS encoding GFA family protein yields the protein MDRFTGGCVCGNVRIEASGRPYRVGLCHCLDCRKHHGALFNASAIFPQEAVKIAGETRDYAGRHFCPRCGSSVFARSADEIEVNLGSLDAPDQLRPTYESCIVRRESWLPAFALARHYENDREGTGRLEE